The nucleotide window CGACCAGGAGACCCTGGAGCGGCTGCTGATCGTGCTGGCCGCCGCCGGGCTGATCCGGCGCGCCGCCGACGGGGCCTACGCGCCGGTGGCCGAGCTGGTGCCGTTCCTCGACCCGGCCGACCCGCGCTACCTGGGCGGCTTCGTACGCCACTTGGTGGAGAACACCGCCGGGCAGCTCGGCCGGCTCGACGCGTACCTGGTGCGCGGCAAGGCCGCGGTCGACGCCGGGCTGCCGTCCCCGTTCGAGAGCATCTACCGGGACGAGCAGGCCACCGCCGACTTCCTCGAAGCGATGTGGAACCTCAGCTTCGAGCCCTCCCGGGAACTGGCCGCGCTGGCCGGGCTGGAGGGGACCGGTCACCTGGTGGACGTGGGCGGGGCCAGCGGCGCATTCGCGGTCGCCGCGCTCACCCGTTACCCCGAGCTGCGGGTCACCGTCTTCGACCTGCCGCAGGTCGCCCCGCACCTGGCGCGCACCCGGGACGCCCACGGGCTGGACGGGCGGCTGGAGTTCGCCCCCGGCGACTTCTTCACCGACGAACTGCCCGCCGCCGACTGCGTCTCGTTCGGCTACATCCTCTCCGACTGGGAGGACGAGTTCTGCGTCGAGCTGCTGCGCAAGGCGTACCGGGCGCTGCCGCCGGGCGGGCGGGTGCTGGTGATGGAGCGCCTCTTCGACGAGGACGGCGGGCCGCTGCCCACCGCCGCGATGAACCTGTCGATGCACGTGGAGACCCGTGGCCGGCACCGCACGGCGGCCGAGTACGCGGGGCTGCTGACCGCGGCCGGCTTCACCGGGGCCGCCACCCACCGCTCCACCTGGGACAAGCATCTGGTTACCGGGAGACGATCATGACGACTCAGGAAGCCGGCGCGGTGCCGGTGGCCGTACCGGAGGGGACGCGGCCGGCGCCCGCCGGCTTCGTGCTGTCCGGGCGCGGCCTCCAGGCGGCGGCGGTGCAGCGGCGGGCCGGCCGGGCCGCGCTGGACGCCGCCGAGAAGGCGGCGCTGGCCGGCCTGTACCAGGAGGCGGTGGCCGGCGGCGCCGATCCCGAGGCGGAGACGCTGGCGCTGCTGACCCGCCCGTTCCGCCAGGACCCGGTGGTGCCCGAGTACTACCAGTACACCTGCGCGCACGTGTACGCCTGGTTCCTCGACCACGATCCGGCCGACCCGGTGGGCGGCGCCCTGCTGGCGCTCCACACCACGCTGGCCGACCTGCTCGCCACCGAACGGGCCGGGCATCCGGAGCCGGGGCGGGCGGAGCACATATCCGAGCGGGTGGCGCGGCTGACGGAGCTGCTGGCGCGGCTCGGCGAGGTGCCGGCCGGACGGGCCCCGGGTGCCACGACGGCGGCCCTGGTGGCGGCGGCCGAGGCCGACCCGGTGATCGCCCGGCGCTCCGCCCGGCTCGCCGAATGCACCC belongs to Streptantibioticus cattleyicolor NRRL 8057 = DSM 46488 and includes:
- a CDS encoding methyltransferase — protein: MSSSSLDSAVYGLFTTHALHLADKHGVLAHLIAHGPSDPAAIAAARGIDQETLERLLIVLAAAGLIRRAADGAYAPVAELVPFLDPADPRYLGGFVRHLVENTAGQLGRLDAYLVRGKAAVDAGLPSPFESIYRDEQATADFLEAMWNLSFEPSRELAALAGLEGTGHLVDVGGASGAFAVAALTRYPELRVTVFDLPQVAPHLARTRDAHGLDGRLEFAPGDFFTDELPAADCVSFGYILSDWEDEFCVELLRKAYRALPPGGRVLVMERLFDEDGGPLPTAAMNLSMHVETRGRHRTAAEYAGLLTAAGFTGAATHRSTWDKHLVTGRRS